In the genome of Streptococcus mitis, one region contains:
- a CDS encoding protein phosphatase, with amino-acid sequence MEISLLTDVGQKRTNNQDYVNHYVNRAGRTMIILADGMGGHRAGNIASEMAVTDLGIAWVDTQIDTVNEVREWFANYLEIENQKIHQLGQDDAYKGMGTTLEAVAIIGNQAIYAHIGDSRIGLIRGEEYHQLTSDHSLVNELLKAGQLTPEEAASHPQKNIITQSIGQKDEVQPDFGMITLEPGDYLLLNSDGLTNMISGSEICDIVTSDIPLADKTATLVRFANNAGGLDNITVALVSMNEEDAE; translated from the coding sequence ATGGAAATTTCATTATTAACAGATGTTGGTCAGAAACGAACAAATAACCAAGACTATGTCAACCACTATGTCAATAGAGCTGGGCGTACCATGATTATTTTAGCTGATGGGATGGGAGGTCATCGCGCAGGGAATATCGCTAGTGAAATGGCGGTAACAGACCTAGGTATAGCTTGGGTCGATACCCAGATCGATACAGTCAATGAAGTGCGTGAATGGTTCGCCAATTACCTAGAAATTGAAAATCAAAAGATTCATCAACTCGGACAAGATGATGCCTATAAAGGAATGGGAACAACTCTAGAAGCTGTTGCTATTATTGGCAATCAGGCTATCTATGCTCATATTGGAGATTCTCGTATCGGTTTGATTCGTGGGGAAGAATACCACCAGTTAACGAGTGACCATTCTTTGGTCAATGAATTGCTTAAGGCAGGTCAATTGACACCAGAAGAAGCTGCTAGCCATCCACAGAAAAATATTATTACTCAATCTATCGGTCAAAAAGATGAAGTTCAACCTGATTTTGGAATGATTACCCTTGAGCCAGGTGACTATCTCTTGCTCAATAGTGATGGTTTGACTAACATGATTTCAGGCAGTGAGATTTGTGATATTGTAACCAGTGATATTCCTTTGGCAGATAAAACAGCGACGCTCGTGCGTTTTGCTAACAATGCAGGAGGTTTAGACAACATTACGGTTGCCCTTGTTTCTATGAACGAGGAGGATGCAGAATGA